The Vibrio tubiashii genome includes a window with the following:
- a CDS encoding helix-turn-helix domain-containing protein, protein MSKVFDLIDQAGDSDFIDLKGPSAMVENEKQPFLLVPEIALLEPLPEHLRKRFSHALYLMHKELDEHRTWEQIATASAISPYHFHRQFTELFNETPGQYLSRLRLQVSVSLLMNNDPWSVTEIAQYCGFSSSQALGKALKRELGVTAKQVRKMGCELTPRESAAFIRQLGHPGKDIPLENELAQSMPTELIWYPKRGMKKLSMVDPDWDSVMEIYGEKSVRLMGATPVNQLEQSWDQIDTYIGDWQVEEQKYDFTLPEGYYLCSDVYLVSDAGYSAALEALFDIALKKNLEIDEDGFFVEMIRYIELTEVGGVTFSFQIPIVK, encoded by the coding sequence ATGAGCAAGGTATTTGATTTAATCGATCAAGCGGGCGATAGTGATTTTATTGATCTAAAAGGACCGAGTGCAATGGTAGAAAATGAAAAGCAGCCCTTCTTGCTGGTTCCCGAGATAGCCTTGCTCGAGCCGCTGCCTGAGCATCTGCGTAAGCGATTTTCACACGCCTTGTATTTAATGCATAAAGAACTTGATGAGCACAGAACTTGGGAGCAAATCGCGACGGCCAGTGCGATTTCTCCCTATCACTTTCACCGCCAATTTACCGAGCTGTTTAACGAAACACCCGGGCAATACTTAAGTCGTTTAAGGTTGCAGGTGTCGGTTAGCTTACTGATGAACAATGATCCTTGGAGCGTGACAGAGATTGCTCAATATTGTGGGTTTTCTTCTTCTCAAGCTCTGGGTAAAGCGCTTAAACGAGAGCTCGGTGTGACGGCTAAGCAAGTACGTAAAATGGGTTGTGAATTAACGCCGCGAGAATCTGCTGCATTTATCCGTCAACTCGGCCATCCGGGGAAAGATATCCCTCTAGAAAACGAATTGGCTCAGTCTATGCCGACAGAGCTGATCTGGTATCCGAAACGGGGGATGAAAAAGCTGTCTATGGTTGACCCAGACTGGGACAGCGTGATGGAAATCTATGGTGAGAAATCGGTTCGTTTGATGGGGGCAACCCCGGTTAATCAACTAGAGCAAAGTTGGGATCAAATCGATACCTATATTGGCGACTGGCAAGTTGAAGAACAAAAGTATGATTTTACTCTGCCTGAAGGTTACTACTTATGCAGTGATGTTTACCTCGTCTCTGACGCTGGCTACAGTGCCGCGCTTGAAGCTTTGTTTGATATCGCTCTGAAAAAGAATCTTGAGATTGATGAAGACGGCTTTTTTGTCGAAATGATACGTTATATAGAGCTGACAGAAGTGGGCGGTGTAACATTCTCTTTTCAGATCCCCATTGTTAAGTGA
- a CDS encoding response regulator transcription factor — MTISALLIEDDKDLAEAISDYMELDGVEFDFAYNGLSGLNLALSNSYDIILTDLNMPKMDGIDVCQSLREKGISTPILMLTARDTLDDKLTGFAAGSDDYLVKPFAMEELKVRVLALVRRAKGAVTSLSVGDLKVDLDQHQVSRAGQAIKLPPVCWKMLVCLIRNSPNVVSKSKLEEEVWGDELPNADSLKVHLFKLRQAIDAPFDNKLIHTLHGVGIAIREEE, encoded by the coding sequence ATGACGATTAGTGCCCTGTTAATTGAAGACGATAAAGATCTCGCCGAAGCAATCAGCGATTATATGGAGCTAGATGGAGTCGAATTTGACTTTGCCTACAACGGATTATCAGGGCTTAACCTCGCGTTAAGTAACAGCTACGATATCATTCTCACCGATCTCAACATGCCTAAGATGGATGGCATTGATGTCTGCCAATCCTTGCGAGAGAAAGGAATCAGTACACCAATCTTGATGCTCACTGCCCGAGATACCTTGGACGATAAGCTGACTGGCTTTGCCGCGGGTTCTGATGATTATCTGGTCAAGCCGTTTGCCATGGAAGAACTCAAGGTTCGCGTACTCGCACTGGTACGCAGAGCTAAAGGGGCAGTGACCTCACTTTCGGTTGGCGATCTCAAAGTCGACCTCGATCAGCACCAAGTGAGTCGCGCAGGTCAAGCGATTAAACTTCCACCTGTGTGTTGGAAGATGTTGGTATGTCTAATTCGAAATAGCCCTAACGTTGTCAGTAAATCCAAGCTAGAAGAAGAAGTATGGGGCGATGAGCTACCCAATGCTGACAGTTTGAAAGTGCATTTGTTTAAGCTAAGACAAGCGATTGATGCGCCGTTCGACAACAAGCTGATTCACACCCTCCACGGTGTAGGTATTGCGATCAGAGAGGAAGAGTAA
- a CDS encoding efflux RND transporter permease subunit: MSWLTKWFINNSVGANLLMLAIIASGVMAFGQLRVESFPQIAPSSISITVAYPGGSAKQIDESITQRIEESISGIAGIKQITSQSSAGQSSVVVRKTSSTDLNKLLDDVRNRVNAINGFPAQAERPQVVRNEFTNLAAFVVVSGERSDEQLQPIARQVEQALKSNPRISKVSNWGSRAPQLIIEPRPDELKKLGITLDDLANTINQMSLESRTGELVSDKGRMVIRGDGYADDLQKLKQLVVVSRPSGTVYLGDIATLTRDYESSGAIVRNNGSNAIALLVSTSQTDNLLKVSSAIEETLAEQQRILPNDIELNVMADMAPYIEEQLFRLGDNAWQGLLIVVVLLGIFLELKLAFWVAVGIPVALAGTLGAMQIANYSINDITLFGFILVLGILVDDAVVVGEAIHEKRSQYKSGKEAAWHGVHSVSVATVFGVLTTIAAFSPMLWINNDFAKILAGFSAVVIFALIFSLIESKFILPSHLAQLSTQKQGKGIIAKIQSTAQGGLTWFNRRVYKPALEVALDYKLASLMGFVAMIVLAYGMWSTGTIRSAIFPEIPGRYITAKVALEDGAPLPLQKQALDKIEQSMLTVEQQLQADYPLSNPPIVNLLAWSDGYGEIEVTAELTSESLSILPGNLLTDSWRQQVGAIEGAYSVEFSAAEAPAGGTLISISSRDRELAKRVAIELGDALSVLPGVADVFDDGKGGQPQVRLVLNEFGHQLGLTQDKLAKLAGEAYGEREIHRLLEQGQETKVLLKYPRDARKTLAQLEQSQVMLAGGKTVLLGDIAEFQHEQQPQILYRRNREQVVNLYWKQNRDIQAPEQTMTQLTKRIEQLELQYPGVKIKAGGEFEEISEVSDGFKSAMILTILLIYILLAVPLKSYWQPFIIMAVIPFGFAGAIFGHYIMDLPISLLSMFGMMAMTGIVINDSLVLITRFNHEYRNGMPLKQALVTAGTSRLRAIFLTTITTVCGLLPLLSETAEQAQYLKPAAVSLVFGELFATAVTLLLIPILLGLTSRKQAKPMEEQLVMDTVQ; encoded by the coding sequence ATGAGCTGGTTAACCAAGTGGTTTATTAACAACTCTGTCGGCGCCAACTTGCTGATGCTTGCCATCATCGCAAGTGGCGTGATGGCATTTGGACAGTTGCGGGTTGAGTCATTTCCGCAGATTGCTCCATCTTCTATCTCTATTACAGTGGCTTACCCCGGTGGAAGCGCTAAGCAAATAGACGAAAGCATCACCCAGCGTATCGAAGAGTCCATCAGCGGTATTGCAGGAATAAAGCAGATAACCAGTCAATCTAGCGCGGGTCAGTCGAGTGTTGTGGTGCGCAAAACCAGTAGCACGGATTTGAACAAACTCTTGGATGACGTACGTAATCGCGTCAATGCCATTAATGGTTTTCCTGCACAAGCAGAAAGACCACAAGTGGTGCGCAATGAGTTTACCAATTTAGCGGCTTTCGTCGTGGTGTCGGGTGAGCGCAGTGATGAGCAGCTTCAGCCAATTGCGCGTCAAGTCGAGCAAGCATTAAAGAGCAATCCACGGATCTCAAAAGTCAGTAACTGGGGCTCACGTGCTCCTCAGCTGATTATTGAGCCTCGTCCTGATGAGTTAAAAAAGCTCGGCATTACCTTAGATGATCTCGCCAACACGATTAACCAAATGTCACTGGAGTCACGAACGGGTGAGTTAGTCAGTGATAAAGGAAGAATGGTGATTCGTGGTGACGGTTACGCTGATGACTTGCAGAAACTTAAGCAACTGGTGGTGGTGTCTAGGCCATCAGGTACGGTTTATCTGGGCGATATAGCCACACTTACTAGAGATTACGAATCAAGCGGTGCAATCGTAAGAAACAATGGTTCTAATGCCATTGCTTTGTTGGTCAGCACTAGCCAAACCGATAATCTACTTAAAGTGAGCTCAGCGATTGAAGAGACGCTAGCTGAGCAACAGCGAATTCTACCTAACGATATCGAGCTCAATGTGATGGCTGATATGGCGCCTTATATTGAGGAACAGCTATTTCGACTCGGGGATAATGCATGGCAAGGTCTATTGATTGTCGTTGTTTTACTGGGAATATTTTTAGAGCTTAAACTGGCATTTTGGGTCGCGGTAGGGATCCCAGTTGCGCTAGCTGGTACGTTAGGTGCAATGCAAATTGCCAATTACAGCATCAACGATATCACGCTATTTGGCTTTATCTTAGTGCTGGGTATTTTGGTCGATGATGCCGTTGTTGTCGGTGAAGCCATTCATGAAAAGCGCTCTCAATACAAGAGTGGTAAAGAAGCGGCGTGGCACGGCGTCCACTCTGTGTCTGTGGCGACTGTTTTCGGCGTCTTGACCACCATAGCGGCGTTTTCTCCTATGCTGTGGATCAATAATGATTTTGCCAAAATACTGGCTGGTTTTTCGGCAGTGGTGATTTTCGCTCTGATTTTCTCTTTGATTGAAAGTAAGTTTATTCTGCCATCGCATTTGGCGCAGCTCTCTACGCAAAAGCAAGGAAAGGGGATAATCGCTAAGATTCAATCCACTGCACAAGGCGGGCTGACTTGGTTTAATCGACGCGTGTATAAACCTGCGCTAGAGGTAGCGCTAGATTATAAACTCGCTAGTTTGATGGGCTTTGTCGCCATGATCGTATTGGCCTACGGAATGTGGTCAACCGGAACGATTCGCAGTGCAATTTTTCCTGAAATTCCGGGGCGTTACATTACCGCTAAAGTGGCGTTGGAAGATGGTGCTCCGCTACCTTTGCAAAAGCAAGCATTGGATAAGATCGAGCAGTCGATGCTCACCGTCGAGCAACAGCTTCAAGCCGATTACCCTCTTAGTAACCCACCGATCGTTAACCTGTTAGCATGGTCTGATGGATATGGCGAGATTGAGGTCACGGCAGAGTTAACTAGTGAGTCTCTTAGCATACTCCCTGGCAACCTATTGACTGACAGTTGGCGACAACAAGTCGGCGCGATTGAAGGGGCTTACTCTGTAGAGTTTAGTGCTGCAGAAGCGCCTGCTGGTGGCACCTTAATTTCTATATCATCCCGCGATAGAGAGTTAGCGAAACGTGTGGCGATTGAACTGGGTGATGCCTTGTCAGTGCTACCGGGTGTTGCCGATGTATTCGATGATGGTAAAGGCGGTCAGCCACAGGTTCGCTTGGTGCTTAATGAGTTTGGTCATCAGCTTGGTTTAACGCAGGACAAGTTGGCCAAACTGGCGGGTGAAGCCTATGGCGAGCGTGAAATTCACCGTCTTTTAGAACAAGGCCAAGAAACGAAAGTATTGCTTAAATACCCAAGGGATGCGCGTAAGACCTTGGCGCAGTTAGAGCAATCACAGGTGATGTTAGCAGGCGGAAAAACCGTTCTGTTAGGCGATATCGCTGAGTTTCAGCATGAGCAGCAACCTCAGATCTTGTATCGCAGAAATCGAGAGCAGGTGGTGAATCTCTACTGGAAGCAAAATCGCGACATACAGGCTCCCGAGCAGACTATGACTCAACTGACAAAACGGATTGAACAACTTGAACTTCAATACCCTGGCGTGAAAATAAAAGCGGGTGGCGAGTTTGAGGAGATCAGTGAAGTCTCCGATGGATTTAAATCGGCAATGATTCTGACTATCTTATTGATTTACATCTTGTTAGCGGTTCCTCTTAAGTCTTATTGGCAACCGTTTATCATTATGGCAGTGATTCCTTTTGGTTTTGCTGGGGCGATATTTGGCCACTACATTATGGATTTGCCCATCAGTCTGTTATCTATGTTCGGCATGATGGCGATGACTGGCATCGTTATTAATGATTCATTGGTTTTGATTACTCGTTTCAATCATGAATACCGTAATGGCATGCCTCTTAAGCAAGCATTGGTGACAGCAGGTACGAGTCGCCTGAGAGCTATTTTCTTGACCACGATTACGACGGTTTGCGGCTTGCTGCCATTGTTGAGTGAGACGGCAGAGCAAGCCCAGTACCTTAAACCTGCCGCGGTATCATTGGTGTTTGGCGAGCTATTTGCTACAGCGGTTACTTTATTATTGATTCCGATTCTACTCGGACTGACCAGTCGTAAGCAGGCGAAACCGATGGAAGAACAACTGGTGATGGACACAGTGCAATGA
- a CDS encoding nitrilase family protein yields the protein MEKLRVASVQFNHHPGDKAYNLAVIEHYVKSAQTQGVELICFPEMCISGYWHVSKLNKEQIVQLAEPIPAGSSSQQILSLSKQTGIKIGVGLIEIDEQGCLYNTFILAMPNGNITKHRKLHTFVSPHMSSGDQYTVVETPQGWRVGILICWDNNLVENVRMTALKGADVLLAPHQTGGCHSRSPNAMGRIDPQLWLNRHKDPEAIRTEMQGRKGRAWLMRWLPARAHDNGLFLIFSNGVGVDMDEVRTGNAMILNPYGETMVETDAIDNAMIIADLDPKELDMCTGRRWIRGRRPELYRELAQRQGYELDPYHARFNEK from the coding sequence GTGGAAAAGTTACGTGTCGCATCCGTTCAATTTAATCATCACCCTGGGGATAAAGCGTACAACCTTGCTGTGATTGAGCACTATGTAAAAAGCGCTCAAACGCAAGGGGTTGAGCTTATCTGCTTCCCAGAAATGTGTATTTCAGGCTACTGGCATGTTTCTAAACTGAACAAAGAGCAAATCGTTCAACTTGCTGAACCGATTCCGGCAGGCAGTTCTAGCCAGCAGATTTTGTCACTTTCCAAGCAAACGGGGATCAAGATTGGTGTCGGGTTGATTGAAATTGATGAACAAGGCTGTCTCTACAATACCTTTATCCTAGCGATGCCGAACGGCAACATCACCAAGCACAGAAAACTGCATACCTTTGTCAGCCCGCACATGAGTAGCGGCGACCAATACACCGTGGTCGAAACCCCGCAAGGTTGGCGAGTGGGCATATTGATCTGTTGGGATAACAACTTAGTTGAGAACGTAAGGATGACAGCACTCAAGGGGGCAGACGTACTGCTTGCCCCTCACCAGACAGGAGGTTGCCACTCACGTAGTCCGAACGCGATGGGAAGGATCGACCCTCAGCTTTGGCTCAACCGACATAAAGACCCGGAAGCCATTCGAACTGAAATGCAAGGGCGAAAAGGGCGCGCTTGGCTAATGCGTTGGCTGCCTGCACGAGCGCACGACAATGGACTGTTTCTGATATTTAGTAATGGTGTTGGCGTTGATATGGATGAAGTGAGAACAGGCAATGCGATGATCCTAAACCCTTACGGTGAGACCATGGTTGAAACTGACGCGATAGACAATGCGATGATCATTGCCGACCTTGATCCAAAAGAGCTTGATATGTGTACAGGTAGGCGCTGGATAAGAGGGCGCAGGCCAGAGCTCTATCGTGAGCTTGCCCAGCGACAAGGCTATGAGCTTGACCCTTATCATGCCCGGTTTAACGAAAAATAG
- a CDS encoding LysR family transcriptional regulator: protein MEIELLKAFCVLAESQNYRLASERLFLTQPAITKKIQRLESKVSAPLFERGRHGARLTAAGQSLLPEAQRLMRQFEQFDTLSQRVSSGLYGSLKIGFGVSTYHEAPRFVAAFKQRYPDVNIVLNDIPSQTQLDQLQSGELDVSFNRIPSDSQFQTLPLFDDQLVVAIHRDEDIDEQLLWHSLARHNYLKLATNRGPGLSRQIEGYLAANQLELTIAQEADDILTLLALVSARLGFTIVPQSAQAISNPHVRFIPLKGDYANWPIGLVWLPNSPNALLDNFVELVTELNSRGGTPDTLSKS, encoded by the coding sequence ATGGAAATTGAGTTACTTAAAGCGTTCTGTGTTTTGGCTGAGAGCCAAAACTACCGGTTGGCATCGGAGAGGCTGTTTCTCACGCAACCTGCCATTACCAAGAAAATTCAACGTTTAGAAAGCAAAGTGAGTGCTCCATTGTTTGAGCGTGGTCGCCATGGTGCGCGTTTGACCGCTGCAGGTCAGTCGCTGTTACCCGAGGCTCAGCGCCTAATGCGTCAATTTGAGCAGTTCGACACCCTATCTCAGCGAGTATCATCTGGGTTGTACGGAAGTTTGAAAATCGGCTTTGGAGTTTCGACCTACCATGAGGCGCCTCGTTTTGTGGCCGCATTCAAGCAGCGCTACCCTGACGTCAATATTGTGCTGAATGACATTCCTTCCCAAACCCAACTAGACCAACTGCAAAGTGGCGAGCTTGATGTAAGCTTCAATCGCATTCCGAGCGATAGTCAGTTTCAAACTTTACCTCTGTTTGATGATCAATTGGTGGTCGCCATTCATCGAGATGAAGACATTGACGAGCAATTGCTTTGGCATTCGTTAGCTCGGCATAACTATTTAAAATTGGCGACTAATCGAGGCCCAGGGCTCAGCCGACAAATAGAGGGCTACCTCGCAGCCAATCAATTGGAGTTAACCATTGCCCAAGAAGCGGACGACATCTTAACGCTACTCGCATTAGTCTCTGCTCGACTGGGATTCACCATCGTTCCTCAAAGCGCTCAAGCGATAAGCAATCCACATGTGCGTTTTATTCCATTAAAGGGGGACTATGCCAATTGGCCAATCGGTTTGGTGTGGTTACCGAACTCGCCTAATGCACTGCTAGATAATTTTGTTGAGTTAGTGACAGAGCTAAACTCGCGAGGAGGGACACCAGATACTCTCAGTAAGTCGTGA
- a CDS encoding sterol desaturase family protein, whose translation MFESMSQVFSESTIIFTESWVDDNFLLIAVVIFLIEVIRYAFKKKLSWNMIGDSATNFVTLFFLLITLFVVGLAYVGAFVFAYENFSLTQLPITGWTILGCLILADLAYYWEHRFLHSNGIAWGTHSVHHSSPYFNISVAYRFGPLDWFFPFFFHLPLILLGFNPFVVLMCETFVQLFQTLLHTETVRKFPRPIEAIFNTPSHHRVHHATNKQYLDKNYAGILIIWDRMFGTFAREEEEVKYGVYPRINSVNPFKVYFNGYMKLFSQIWHAPEWSIKFKLLVKPPIWAWQQEQKRK comes from the coding sequence ATGTTTGAGTCTATGTCTCAAGTGTTCTCGGAAAGCACCATCATATTTACCGAAAGCTGGGTGGATGATAATTTCCTGCTTATTGCGGTCGTAATCTTCTTAATCGAAGTTATCCGCTATGCGTTTAAAAAGAAGCTTAGTTGGAACATGATAGGAGATAGTGCGACTAACTTTGTCACGCTATTTTTCCTACTGATTACACTGTTTGTTGTCGGTCTAGCTTATGTGGGCGCGTTTGTTTTTGCCTACGAAAACTTTAGCCTTACTCAGTTACCTATCACGGGTTGGACAATTCTTGGCTGTTTGATTCTTGCAGACTTAGCTTACTACTGGGAGCACCGATTTTTACACAGCAATGGAATCGCTTGGGGAACGCACTCCGTTCACCATAGCTCGCCCTATTTCAATATATCGGTGGCGTACAGATTTGGACCTTTGGACTGGTTTTTCCCGTTCTTTTTCCACTTACCTTTGATTTTACTCGGCTTCAATCCGTTTGTTGTCTTGATGTGTGAAACCTTCGTTCAGTTGTTTCAAACCCTTCTGCATACTGAAACGGTGCGAAAGTTTCCTCGCCCGATTGAAGCGATATTCAACACGCCCTCGCATCATAGGGTTCACCATGCAACCAATAAACAGTACCTCGATAAAAACTATGCCGGAATACTGATTATTTGGGACCGCATGTTTGGTACCTTTGCCCGCGAAGAGGAAGAAGTAAAATATGGCGTTTACCCACGGATTAACTCCGTCAATCCATTTAAAGTATACTTCAATGGATATATGAAGCTTTTCAGCCAGATATGGCATGCACCAGAATGGAGCATCAAGTTCAAACTACTGGTTAAACCGCCTATCTGGGCTTGGCAGCAAGAACAAAAAAGGAAGTAA
- a CDS encoding ABC transporter six-transmembrane domain-containing protein has protein sequence MSDRFQVTLKSTIGLEPFKVALTWFMVLVENVMLILLPLAIGYAIDGVLNHDMQPLIHFALLLLAVVVVSVLRRFYDTRVYGQIRFKLARLVERNLKHAPVSVRSARLTMSRELVDFLEDDLPALMTAVVQLVATVVILAAFHFYLALSVLASGIGILIIYGLFHGTFTRLNGALNDQLEQQVTALNSGKFANIRGHFKRLKNCEIKLSDTEAIAYGLIFIVLLSAVLANLWMVSALVEPSVGQIFSIVTYSLEFVEVAVVLPVTLQTLSRLAEITQRLNVSSKAEAQTPNPQEISYEG, from the coding sequence ATGTCTGACCGCTTCCAAGTAACACTTAAATCCACCATTGGCTTAGAGCCCTTCAAAGTAGCGCTTACTTGGTTCATGGTGCTGGTGGAAAACGTGATGCTGATATTACTGCCACTCGCGATAGGCTACGCGATTGATGGTGTATTAAATCATGACATGCAACCCTTGATTCACTTCGCCCTGCTACTGCTAGCCGTTGTGGTCGTCAGCGTATTGCGCCGTTTTTATGATACGCGCGTTTATGGTCAGATTCGATTTAAGCTAGCCAGATTGGTTGAGCGAAACCTAAAACACGCGCCAGTATCAGTGCGTAGTGCTCGCTTAACCATGTCTCGTGAGCTGGTGGACTTCTTAGAAGATGATTTACCGGCGTTAATGACGGCAGTGGTACAGCTTGTTGCTACCGTTGTTATCCTCGCTGCTTTCCACTTCTATCTTGCTCTGAGTGTCTTGGCCTCGGGTATCGGCATCTTGATTATCTACGGCCTGTTTCATGGCACTTTCACTCGCTTAAATGGTGCGTTAAACGATCAGCTAGAACAGCAAGTAACGGCGCTTAATAGCGGTAAGTTTGCCAACATTCGCGGGCATTTCAAACGGCTTAAAAACTGCGAAATTAAACTGTCAGATACCGAAGCCATCGCTTATGGATTGATTTTTATCGTCTTACTGAGCGCGGTTTTAGCCAACCTGTGGATGGTGAGTGCCTTGGTCGAACCTAGTGTGGGGCAGATTTTCTCGATCGTGACTTATTCGCTTGAGTTCGTTGAAGTCGCAGTTGTGTTACCAGTGACGTTACAGACATTGTCGCGTTTGGCTGAGATCACTCAACGTCTCAATGTTTCATCAAAGGCTGAGGCCCAAACCCCTAACCCACAGGAGATTTCTTATGAAGGTTAA
- a CDS encoding efflux RND transporter periplasmic adaptor subunit: MKVKSILAVALGVSAIFAALVMVDYLEPQPAPIKEKAELKAPVSIIEVTPQAHKSSLTLLATTAARWPIQLKASSTAQLAWLDSQLEPGMTVAKGDVLAKLETSALASNLAQAKSQVTQAELNLKQAKHEQTVALKMLSAKTSSPFARREPQVAAAKAELDRAQQALQSANKLLSEANIVAPFDAIILRRMISPGEWLESGQVLFELAASDSVDVALPVSDLHWQKVQGALSKPEISVSNRAGQHWPAKVRYVAPQADANTRQRQVVLAVSEPYADKEKLLPNQQVKVVVSLGNQQSIATLPLSALTRDGFVWTLDNQDRLQKEWVTLVGQQQDQVFVRFDEQSEQSRRVVVYPLISMLVGKQVAPHSMTEMTAKLRSE, encoded by the coding sequence ATGAAGGTTAAATCTATCTTAGCTGTCGCGTTAGGCGTAAGCGCAATTTTCGCTGCCTTGGTTATGGTTGACTACTTAGAACCACAGCCGGCTCCGATTAAAGAGAAGGCGGAGCTGAAAGCGCCTGTTTCAATTATTGAGGTGACGCCGCAAGCGCATAAATCGTCTTTGACTTTACTCGCCACCACAGCAGCGAGGTGGCCGATTCAACTTAAAGCATCGAGCACCGCTCAACTCGCTTGGTTAGATTCTCAATTAGAGCCGGGGATGACGGTGGCGAAAGGTGATGTATTAGCCAAGCTAGAGACCAGTGCATTAGCGTCTAATTTGGCGCAAGCGAAAAGCCAAGTAACGCAAGCTGAGCTTAATCTCAAGCAAGCGAAACACGAACAGACAGTGGCTCTGAAAATGCTATCAGCTAAAACCAGCTCACCTTTTGCTCGACGAGAGCCGCAAGTGGCGGCAGCGAAAGCGGAGTTAGACAGAGCACAGCAAGCGCTGCAGAGCGCCAACAAACTGCTGAGTGAAGCCAATATCGTAGCGCCATTTGACGCGATTATATTACGACGCATGATTAGCCCAGGTGAGTGGTTAGAGTCAGGACAAGTGCTGTTTGAGTTAGCGGCGAGCGATTCAGTTGATGTGGCGCTGCCCGTCTCAGATCTCCACTGGCAGAAAGTACAAGGTGCGCTGAGCAAACCAGAAATTTCGGTATCAAACAGAGCAGGGCAGCATTGGCCTGCAAAGGTTCGCTATGTTGCCCCTCAAGCCGATGCCAACACTCGTCAACGTCAGGTTGTGCTAGCAGTCAGCGAGCCTTATGCAGACAAGGAAAAATTGTTGCCTAATCAGCAGGTTAAAGTTGTAGTGAGTTTAGGTAATCAGCAGAGCATAGCAACCTTGCCGCTTAGCGCCTTAACACGTGATGGCTTTGTTTGGACTTTAGATAACCAAGATAGATTACAGAAAGAGTGGGTAACGCTGGTCGGTCAACAGCAAGATCAAGTGTTCGTTCGTTTTGACGAGCAGAGTGAACAGTCTCGTCGAGTAGTGGTTTATCCTTTGATTTCGATGTTGGTTGGTAAGCAAGTGGCACCTCACAGCATGACTGAAATGACGGCCAAATTGAGGAGTGAATAA